The Procambarus clarkii isolate CNS0578487 chromosome 76, FALCON_Pclarkii_2.0, whole genome shotgun sequence genome includes a window with the following:
- the LOC138357235 gene encoding involucrin-like produces MYFSICLFICVFALYLSFTPFTWSGVSYTCSSVSYTCSSVSYTCSSVSYTWSGVSYTWSGVSYTCSSCQLHPERRQLHPEQRQLHSEQRQLHPERRQLHLERRQLHLERRQLHLEQRQLHLQQRQLHLQQCQLHPERRQLHPERRQLHPEQRQLHPEQRQLHPERRQLHLERRQLHLERRQLHLEQRQLHLEQRQLHLEQRQLHLERRQLYLEQRQLHLEQRQLHLEWSQLHLEQRQLHLEQRQLHLEQRQLHLEQRQLHLEQRQLHLEQRQLHLEQRQLHLEQRQLHLEQRQLHLERSQLHLEQRQLHLEQRQLHLEQRQLHLEKRQLHLEQRQLHLEQRQLHLERRQLYLQQRQLHPEQRQLHPEQRQLHPERRQLHLERRQLHLEQRQLHLEQRQLHLEQRQLHLEQRQLHLERRQLYLEQRQLHLEQRQLHLEWSQLHLEQRQLHLEQRQLHLEQRQLHLEQRQLHLEQRQLHLEQRQLHLEQRQLHLEQRQLHLEQRQLHLEQRQLHLEKRQLHLEQRQLHLEQRQLHLERRQLYLQQRQLHLERSQLHLEQRQLPLERRQLHLQQRQLHLEQRSYTWSGFSYTWSSVSYTWSSVSYTWSGVSYTWSSVSYTWSGVSYTCSSVSYTRSSVSYTWSSVSYTWEQRQLHLEQRQLHLGAASVTPGAASATPGSSVSYTWSSVSYTWSSVSYTWEQRQLHLEQRQLHLEQRQLHLEQRQLHLEQRQLHLEQRQLHLGAASVTPGAASATPGSSVSYTWSSVSYTWSSVSYTWSSVSYTWSSVSYTWSSVSYTWEQRQLHLIYYYKSHFLSGTSLREP; encoded by the exons ATGTATTTCTCTATATGTTTATTTATTTGTGTTTTTGCTTTATATTTATCATTCACGCCCTTCACCTGGAGCGGCGTCAGCTACACCTGCAGCAGCGTCAGCTACACCTGCAGCAGCGTCAGCTACACCTGCAGCAGCGTCAGCTACACATGGAGCGGCGTCAGCTACACATGGAGCGGCGTCAGCTACACCTGCAGCAGC TGTCAGCTACACCCGGAGCGGCGTCAGCTACACCCGGAGCAGCGTCAGCTACACTCGGAGCAGCGTCAGCTACACCCGGAGCGGCGTCAGCTACACCTGGAGCGGCGTCAGCTACACCTGGAGCGGCGTCAGCTACACCTGGAGCAGCGTCAGCTACACCTGCAGCAGCGTCAGCTACACCTGCAGCAGTGTCAGCTACACCCGGAGCGGCGTCAGCTACACCCGGAGCGGCGTCAGCTACACCCGGAGCAGCGTCAGCTACACCCGGAGCAGCGTCAGCTACACCCGGAGCGGCGTCAGCTACACCTGGAGCGGCGTCAGCTACACCTGGAGCGGCGTCAGCTACACCTGGAGCAGCGTCAGCTACACCTGGAGCAGCGTCAGCTACACCTGGAGCAGCGTCAGCTACACCTGGAGCGGCGTCAGCTATACCTGGAGCAGCGTCAGCTACACCTGGAGCAGCGTCAGCTACACCTGGAGTGGAGTCAGCTACACCTGGAGCAGCGTCAGCTACACCTGGAGCAGCGTCAGCTACACCTGGAGCAGCGTCAGCTACACCTGGAGCAGCGTCAGCTACACCTGGAGCAGCGTCAGCTACACCTGGAGCAGCGTCAGCTACACCTGGAGCAGCGTCAGCTACACCTGGAGCAGCGTCAGCTACACCTGGAGCAGCGTCAGCTACACCTGGAGCGGAGTCAGCTACACCTGGAGCAGCGTCAGCTACACCTGGAGCAGCGTCAGCTACACCTGGAGCAGCGTCAGCTACACCTGGAGAAGCGTCAGCTACACCTGGAGCAGCGTCAGCTACACCTGGAGCAGCGTCAGCTACACCTGGAGCGGCGTCAGCTATACCTGCAGCAGCGTCAGCTACACCCGGAGCAGCGTCAGCTACACCCGGAGCAGCGTCAGCTACACCCGGAGCGGCGTCAGCTACACCTGGAGCGGCGTCAGCTACACCTGGAGCAGCGTCAGCTACACCTGGAGCAGCGTCAGCTACACCTGGAGCAGCGTCAGCTACACCTGGAGCAGCGTCAGCTACACCTGGAGCGGCGTCAGCTATACCTGGAGCAGCGTCAGCTACACCTGGAGCAGCGTCAGCTACACCTGGAGTGGAGTCAGCTACACCTGGAGCAGCGTCAGCTACACCTGGAGCAGCGTCAGCTACACCTGGAGCAGCGTCAGCTACACCTGGAGCAGCGTCAGCTACACCTGGAGCAGCGTCAGCTACACCTGGAGCAGCGTCAGCTACACCTGGAGCAGCGTCAGCTACACCTGGAGCAGCGTCAGCTACACCTGGAGCAGCGTCAGCTACACCTGGAGCAGCGTCAGCTACACCTGGAGAAGCGTCAGCTACACCTGGAGCAGCGTCAGCTACACCTGGAGCAGCGTCAGCTACACCTGGAGCGGCGTCAGCTATACCTGCAGCAGCGTCAGCTACACCTGGAGCGGAGTCAGCTACACCTGGAGCAGCGTCAGCTACCCCTGGAGCGGCGTCAGCTACACCTGCAGCAGCGTCAGCTACACCTGGAGCAGCGTAGCTACACCTGGAGCGGATTCAGCTACACCTGGAGCAGCGTCAGCTACACCTGGAGCAGCGTCAGCTACACCTGGAGCGGAGTCAGCTACACCTGGAGCAGCGTCAGCTACACCTGGAGCGGAGTCAGCTACACCTGCAGCAGTGTCAGCTACACCAGGAGCAGCGTCAGCTACACCTGGAGCAGCGTCAGCTACACCTGGGAGCAGCGTCAGTTACACCTGGAGCAGCGTCAGCTACACCTGGGAGCAGCGTCAGTTACACCTGGAGCAGCGTCAGCTACACCTGGGAGCAGCGTCAGTTACACCTGGAGCAGCGTCAGCTACACCTGGAGCAGCGTCAGCTACACCTGGGAGCAGCGTCAGTTACACCTGGAGCAGCGTCAGCTACACCTGGAGCAGCGTCAGCTACACCTGGAGCAGCGTCAGCTACACCTGGAGCAGCGTCAGTTACACCTGGAGCAGCGTCAGCTACACCTGGGAGCAGCGTCAGTTACACCTGGAGCAGCGTCAGCTACACCTGGGAGCAGCGTCAGTTACACCTGGAGCAGCGTCAGCTACACCTGGAGCAGCGTCAGCTACACCTGGAGCAGCGTCAGTTACACCTGGAGCAGCGTCAGCTACACCTGGAGCAGCGTCAGCTACACCTGGGAGCAGCGTCAGTTACACCTGATATATTACTACAAAAGTCATTTTCTCAGTGGGACGTCATTAAGGGAACCTTAA